The DNA region GTCCACTGAGAAGCTATTcatcggaggagatttcaatgggcataTTGGGTCAATTTCAGGGGGATATGACGATGTGCATGGAGGTTGTGGTTTCAGGGACAGGAACGGAGGAGGAGTTGCACTGTTGGATTTTGCAAAAGCCTTTGGGCTGATGgtggccaattcgagtttcccgaagaaggaggagcacttggtaacctttcgtagttcggtggctaagacgcagatagactttttactccttaggaaggaagataaaggtctttgtaaagactgcaaggtgatcCCGAGTGAGAATCTATCGACccagcataagctcttggtgatggatttagaaatcaagatgaggaagagaaagaaggtcGTGGACGATAGGCCTAGGAtcaaatgggggagtttgaccatgacGGGTGCCACGGAGATAGGGGAGAAACTGAGATCTATGGGAGCCTGGGAGAGTAGTGGGGAGGCGACCAATATGTAGGATAGGACAGCCAGTTGCATTAGAGAAGTAGCTAGAGAGGTGCTGGGGGTCTCGAAGGGTAGTCGTGGTCGgcaccgaggggactggtggtggaatggaagagttcaagagaaggtggaagcaaaaaaggtggcgtatgcgaagttggtagacagcaaggatgatgaagagaggcgaacgaatagggaattgtacaagatggtgaggaaggaggcaaagttagcggttacggcggcaaagacagcagcttttgaacg from Lycium barbarum isolate Lr01 chromosome 10, ASM1917538v2, whole genome shotgun sequence includes:
- the LOC132613140 gene encoding uncharacterized protein LOC132613140 — translated: MTIKLVVGGFILHIISAYAPQAGLGKEEKRRFWEDLDEMMGSIPSTEKLFIGGDFNGHIGSISGGYDDVHGGCGFRDRNGGGVALLDFAKAFGLMVANSRSRVPDEVRC